The Bacteroidales bacterium sequence TACGAGATTATCCCTGAAAACTGTGTGGGCTGTACCGCATGCGCACGCAAATGTCCGGTCGGAGCAATAACCGGAGAAAGGAAGCAGGTACATTATATTGATCAGGACAAGTGTATTAAATGCGGTGCTTGTCTGGAAGCTTGTAAATTTGACGCGGTAATCATAAAATAAGGATATAACGATGGAAAAAGTTCAATTGACCATAGATGATAAACAGGTAGAAGTCCCTAAAGGGACCACCATATATAAGGCAGCCAAAGAAGTTGGAATTGATATCCCGGTATTGTGCTATATGAATCTGGAAGATATCGGGATAGAGAACAAACCTGGTGGCTGCAGGGTTTGTAGTGTGGAAGTAGAAGGCAGGAAAAATCTTGCCCCGGCTTGCGCCACCGAGGTATACGACGGAATGGAAGTGAAAACCCATACCATGCGGGTTATCAATGCCAGGAGAACCGTGGTGGAGTTTATTCTTTCCGATCATCCCAAGGATTGTTTGACCTGCAAGAAATCGGGGAATTGTGAATTGCAGAGTCTGGCCATCCGGCTGGGTATCCGTGAGATCCCGGGACAGGAATACGCGGAGATGTCAACCTATAAAACCGATTATTCCCCTTCTATTGTAAGGGAGCTGGATAAATGCATTATGTGCAGGAGATGTGAGAAAATGTGCAATGAGTTCCAGACTGTCGGCGCTTTGTATGCGTTTAACAGGGGTTTTAATGCAGCAGTTGCTCCTGCCTTCGAGATGGACCTGCAATATTCCCCCTGTACCTATTGCGGACAATGCGTTGCAGTTTGTCCTACAGCCGCTCTGACTGAAGTGGACCATTCCCGTGACCTCATTGATGCCATTTCCGATCCCAATACTACGGTGATTGCCCAGACCGCGCCCGCTGTTCGTGCCGCCCTGGGGGAGGAATTTGGATATGAGCCTGGAACGCTCGTTACCGGAAAGATGGTTTCCGCTCTGCGCAGGCTCGGGTTCGACTATGTGTTTGACACCGATTTTGCTGCAGACCTGACCATCATGGAAGAAGGAACGGAAATGCTCGACCGGCTGTCCAAATACCTGGATGGCCATAAAGATGTGCAGATGCCTATTCTGACATCCTGTTGCCCCGCATGGGTTAATTTTATCGAGCACCACTTCCCGGATTTGAAAGATGTACCTTCTTCGGCTCGTTCTCCCCAACAGATGTTTGGGTCGATAGCAAAAACTTATTTTGCCGAGCAAATTAATAAGAAAAGAGAGAATGTAGTTGTAGTATCCATTATGCCTTGCCTGGCCAAGAAATATGAAAGCCAGCGCGAAGAGTTTAAAGTGGATGACAACCCGGATGTGGATTTTTCCGTTACTACCCGTGAACTGGCCCATCTGATTAAAGAAGCGAACTTTAATCTGAAGGACATGGAAGATCAGGATTTTGACCGGCCCATGGGTGAGTCTACCGGTGCCGGTGTGATGTTTGGAACAACCGGGGGAGTGATAGAAGCTGCTACCCGTACCGCTTATGAATGGTACACAGGTAATGCTCTTGACAACAGTATTGTGTTTGAACAACTGCGGGGATTTGAGGGTATTCGGAAGGCTACAGTGGATTTCAAGGGGACAAACATCAATATTGGCATTGCACACGGATTGGGTAATGCAAGAAAGCTTCTTGAAGCAATTAAGCAGGGAACATCTGAATTCCATGCCATTGAAATCATGGCTTGTCCCGGTGGATGTATCGGTGGAGGAGGACAACCCTTACACCATAACAATACGGGCATCCTTAAAGCCCGGCAACAGGCAATATATGAGGAAGATAAAAACAAACCGA is a genomic window containing:
- a CDS encoding [FeFe] hydrogenase, group A, translated to MEKVQLTIDDKQVEVPKGTTIYKAAKEVGIDIPVLCYMNLEDIGIENKPGGCRVCSVEVEGRKNLAPACATEVYDGMEVKTHTMRVINARRTVVEFILSDHPKDCLTCKKSGNCELQSLAIRLGIREIPGQEYAEMSTYKTDYSPSIVRELDKCIMCRRCEKMCNEFQTVGALYAFNRGFNAAVAPAFEMDLQYSPCTYCGQCVAVCPTAALTEVDHSRDLIDAISDPNTTVIAQTAPAVRAALGEEFGYEPGTLVTGKMVSALRRLGFDYVFDTDFAADLTIMEEGTEMLDRLSKYLDGHKDVQMPILTSCCPAWVNFIEHHFPDLKDVPSSARSPQQMFGSIAKTYFAEQINKKRENVVVVSIMPCLAKKYESQREEFKVDDNPDVDFSVTTRELAHLIKEANFNLKDMEDQDFDRPMGESTGAGVMFGTTGGVIEAATRTAYEWYTGNALDNSIVFEQLRGFEGIRKATVDFKGTNINIGIAHGLGNARKLLEAIKQGTSEFHAIEIMACPGGCIGGGGQPLHHNNTGILKARQQAIYEEDKNKPIRKSHENPEIKKLYEEYLGKPMGEKAHKLLHTQYFDLSRKIEIE